The nucleotide window GGGTGTGGTCGAGGAGTCACAAGCGTCTGCGGCGTTGGAGCCGTCACGCGCCTTGACGGATCGTCTGATGGAGGAGGTGTGCCAGCGAGGCAATCTCAACCAAGCTTACTCTCGGGTGAAGGCGAACAAAGGGGCACCGGGAATCGACGGGATGACCGTCGAGGACTCGCTCCGCTGGATCGCCGAGCACAAGCAGGAACTGCTGTCGAGTCTGCTCGACGGGTCGTATCGTCCGAGTCCGGTGCGTGGGGTTTTGATCCCGAAGCCGGGCGGAGGCGAGCGGCAGTTAGGGATTCCGACGGTGGTGGATCGTCTGGTTCAGCAGGCGATTCTGCAAGTGCTGACGCGTTTGTTGGACCCGACCTTTTCGGAATCCAGCTACGGCTTCCGTCCCGGCAAGAGCGCTCACCAGGCGCTGTTGAAGGCGAAGGAGTACGTGGCGGATGGTCGAGCGATTGTGGTGGACGTGGACCTGGAGAAGTTTTTCGACCGGGTGAACCACGACATCCTGATGGCCCGGCTGGCGCGTCGTGTGTCGGACACGCGCTTGTTGCGGATCGTGCGTCGCTTCCTGGAAGCGGGGCTGATGCAAGACGGTGTGTGTGTCGCACGTCACGAGGGGACGCCGCAAGGGGGTATAGTGGACCCCGAAAACTGGACCGCCGGTTAAGCTATACCGGAGGCCCAGGAAAGGGGAACCCATGGCGGGCAAGCGGAAGAGTCACTCGGCGGCGTTCAAGGCCCAGGTCGCGCTGGCGGCCCTCAAGGGCGACAAGACCATCAACGAACTGGCGAGTCAGCACGGCGTCCACCCGACCCTGATTCATGGGTGGAAGAAGCAGTTGCTCACCGGGGCCGAGGCCGTGTTCGCCTCGGGGGCGAAGGGCACCGGCCCCCCGGAAGACAAGACGACCGAGTTGTACGAGCTATAGTGGACCCCGAAAACTGGACCGCCGGTTAAGCTATACCGGAGGCCCAGGAAAGGGGAACCCATGGCGGGCAAGCGGAAGAGTCACTCGGCGGCGTTCAAGGCCCAGGTCGCGCTGGCGGCCCTCAAGGGCGACAAGACCATCAACGAACTGGCGAGTCAGCACGGCGTCCACCCGACCCTGATTCATGGGTGGAAGAAGCAGTTGCTCACCGGGGCCGAGGCCGTGTTCGCCTCGGGGGCGAAGGGCACCGGCCCCCCGGAAGACAAGACGACCGAGTTGTACGAGCAGATCGGCCGCCTCAAGGTGGAACTCGACTGGGTGAAAAAAAAATCGGCCGCCCTCGGCTGAGGCCAAGCGTGCCCGGATCGAGGCCGAGCACCCGGAGCTGAGCGTCCGGCGCCAGTGCGAGCTGATCGGATTGAACCGCTCGACGGTGTACTACGAGCCGACCCCGGAGAGCGCGGAGAACCTGACGCTGATGCGGTTGATCGACGAGCAGTACACGACGTGCCCGTTCTACGGGAGCCGGCGCCTGGCCGCGTGGCTGGGCACCCAGGGCCACGAGGTGAACCGCAAGCGGGTGCAGCGGCTGTTGCGGATCATGGGGTTGGAGGCCCTGTACCCCAAGCCCAAGCTGTCGGTCGGGTCCGGGCACAAGGTGTACCCGTACCTGTTGCGGGGCGTGGCCATCGACCGGGTCCATCAGGTGTGGAGCACGGACATCACGTACATCCCGATGCCCACCGGGTTCATGTACCTGGCCGCAACGATGGACTGGTTCAGCCGGTACGTGGTGGCCTGGCGACTGTCCAACACGTTGGACGGGTCATTCTGCCAGGACATGCTGGAGGAGGCCTTGGGCCGGGGCAAGCCGGAGGTGTTCAACACGGACCAGGGAGTCCAGTTCACGGCCGCCGCGTGGGTCGGGCGATTGGAGCGGGCCGGGGTCGCGGTGAGCATGGACGGGCGGGGCCGGTGCCTGGACAACGTGTTCGTGGAGCGCCTGTGGCGGAGCGTCAAGTACGAGGACGTGTACCTCAAGGGTTACGAGTCGGTGCCGGCCCTGGAGAGTGGGCTCCGGGCGTACTTCGGGTTCTACAACACCGAGCGGTTACACCAGTCCCTGGACTACCGCACCCCGGCTCAGGTGTATGGCGTCGGAGCCACGAAGGCCCCGACGAAACAGTAGCGAAGGATAGCAACTTTTTGGTCTAGACAATGGGGTCCACTGTAGACCGCCGCCTCGCCCTCCGCGCGTGGCTCCACGCCATGTCCGTGCTGGAGCGGCAACTGCTGGTCGACCAGGCGCGCGCTCGCAACGCGATGATCCGTAAGGCCGCAACTGAATACACCCGGGTCGGCCACCCGCCGGCTCACGTCTTCGTCGCCCACCGCACCCGCGTGAAGGGCGTCATCGAGGACCACTACCGCCGCACCATCCCGGTGTTCGCCGGCATGGCCCTGAAGCAGATCAAGTCCCGCCGGATCGAGCGGAAGGCCACGCAGACGCTGAACGAGTGGCTCATCGCACGGTGGATCGAACGGGAGTCTCTCCGCAAGGCCACGATGATCGCCGACACCGACCGCGACGACGTGATCGCAGCCATCCAGAACGGAATCAGGGACGGGCTCGGCACCGAGGAAATCGCAAGGAACATCCGCAAGGTGAGTCAACTGACTGCCTACCGCGCCGCCACCGTCGCCCGCACCGAGACCCACGCCGCAGCGACCTACGGCAGCATCGAGTCGGTACGGGAAGCGGAGCGCACGCTCGACGTCAAGATGAACAAGGAGTGGCTCGCCACGAAGGACGACCGCACGCGCCCGGAGCACCTCGCGGCCGACGGCCAGCAGGTCGCGATGGACGAGAAGTTTATCGTCGGCGGGGAAGCGATGGACCGGCCGGGGGATACGGGGGCGAGTGCGGGCAATGTTGTGGCGTGCAGGTGCGCAATTATTTACGAGGAGAAGACTGAATGATTCCAGTGAAGCAGAGCAAGCTGTATATGAAGGACGGCATCCATAATGGAAACTGCTTCGCGGCTTGCCTGGCTTCCCTTCTCGAAATTCCCTTGTGGATGGTGCCTCCATTCGATGACATGTTCGGGCGTGGTGATTGGCGACCCAGAGTCGATGAATGGCTAAAGCGACTGTTCAACTCGCAGTTGGTGCGGTGGGACGAAGGCGATGAGCCTGAAGAGTTTCCAGAGTTCTATATCGCCAGCGGGCTTTCTCAGCGCGGGGTCCAGCACGCGGTCATCTACAGCAAGGGTGTGATGATTCACGATCCACACTACAGCGACAGCGGAATCGCGAAGGTTGATTGGGTTTGGTATCTGGTTCCGTCTGAATGACCTCCCGCATCCTCTCCCAGCACGGCAACGTCATCGCCGCCGATTTCCGCCCGCGACGCTTGGCCGACATTTCTGTCCGGATGACCAGCGAAACGCTCTACTGCGACGGCCACGTCACGCTCATCCGCGCTACGGTGCAGGTCGGTGACCGACCGGCGTCCTGCACGCACCTCCTCGGCGACCTCGCCACCGGCCACATCGTTCAACTTTAACCACGCGGTAACACACATGGAACTGAAACGCCTTTCCTTCGCCCTCACCGAGGTGAAGGCCGAAGACGACACGCGCACCATTGAGGGCTTCGGCTCGGTGTTCAACAACCTCGACAGCTACAGCGACATCGTCATGCCCGGCGCGTTCACCAAATCCATCGCCAAGCGCAAGCCCGTGATGCTGTGGCAGCATAACAGCGACCAGCCGATCGGCGTGTGGGATGTGATGGAGGAGCAGAAGAAGGGACTGTACGTCAAGGGCCGCATCCTCGACACCGCCCTCGGCGGCGACGCCTACAAGCTCGTGAAGGCGGGCGCCATTTCCGGTCTGTCGATCGGGTACTCGGCCAAGAAGTGGGAGACGGATTCCGAGAAGGGCATCCGCAAACTGACCGAGGTCGAGCTGTACGAGATCTCCATGGTCACGTTCCCGGCCAACGAGAAGGCCCAGATTACACGTGTCAAATCAGACGACGGCACGCTCATCGACGAGCGCGCCTTCGAGGAATTCCTGCGAGACGCAGGCTTCAGCCGCAAGGAGGCAAAAATCATCGTCTCCGAGGGCTACCGTGCGATCCCGAAGCAGCGAGACGCTGGGGCGGAGGAGCACAACACTCTCAGCACATTGTTCAACAAGTTCAAGTATTAGGATCACACATATGGAAGTAGAACTGCAGAAATCCGTGGAGGGCGCACTGCTCGCGTTCGAAGCACTGAAGACCGATTTCACCGACATCAAGGGCAAGATGAAGAACGTCGACGGCTTCGACCAGGCGAAGTTCGCCAAGATGGCCGAGGACATCGCCAAGGGCATCGACGTGGCCCAGAAGGTCGAAGGCTCCGTGAAGGCCCTCGACGAGGCGAAGAAGGCCCAGGAAACCGCCCTCGCGGAGATCAAGGAGAAGAACAAGCTGCTCGAAGAAAAGCAGGCCCTGATCGAAACGGCCCTGTCCCGCCCGATTTCCGTCACCACCGAGGACGCAAAGTCCAAAGGTGACGACATGCTCGCCAAAAGCACCGAGCTGTTCAACGAGTTCGCCCGCAAGGGTGCGGTAAAGGGTGAGGACTACACCGACTACCTGCGCCGCACCGAGAAGGCCGACGACGAGGCCCGCACGCTGGCCCTGAAGACGATGTCCGTCAACAGCGACCCCGACGGCGGCTACCTGGTCATCCCGACCCTCGGCGGCACCATCACCACGCTGGTGCGTGAAACCTCCCCGATGCGCCAGCTCGCCAGCGTGCAGACGATCGGCTCCGACTCGCTCGAGTACATGCTCGACAACGACGAGGCCGGTGCCGGCTGGGTGGGCGAAACACAGCCCCGCCCGGAAACGACCACGCCCCGCTTCAGCAAGCTGGTCATCCCCGTCAACGAGATCTACGCGCAACCGAAGGCGACGCAGAAGCTCATCGACGACGCGGTGGTGGACATTGAGGCGTGGCTGGCCGAGAAGGTGGCCCAGAAGTTCGCCCGCATGGAGAACACGGCCTTCATGTCCGGCGACGGCGTCATGCAGCCCCGCGGCATCCTGACCTACCCGAACGGCACCTCCGGCCTGACGGTCGAGCAGGTCATCACCGGTGCGGCCTCGGCGTTCGCCTACGACGGCCTGGTGAACCTGCAGTCCGCGCTCAAGGAAGAGTACCAGGGCAACGCGTCCTGGCTGGTCAACCGCCTCGGCTTCGGCAACCTGCTGCTGCTGCTCAAGGACCTGAACGGCACCCCGATCTTCAACATGCAGTACGACATGCGGATCGGCCTGCAGCGCTCCATCCTCGGCGCGCCGCTGTACTTCGCCACCGACATGCCGACGGTCGCCACCAACGCCCTGGCGGCGATCTACGGCGACTTCAAGCGGGCCTACCAGATCGTGGACCGCACCGGCATCCGCATCCTCCGCGACCCGTTCACCGACAAGCCGTTCGTGAAGTTCTACACGACCAAACGGGTCGGCGGAGCCTTGGTCAACGGGGAAGCAATCAAAATCGCGAAGATCGCTGCCTCGTAGCCACACACTTCCAATCGGGGGCGGATCAACCCCGCCCCCCACTTCTCTGAAAGGATCTCACTATGCCTAATCGCTCTTCCCTCTACTCGGCGCTCTCCGCCGTAAGCCTCCTGCTGCCCGTCGCCCGGACCGCGGACGCCAACTCCACCGGGATGGACCTGCGCGACGCCGAGAGCGCCGCGCTGCTGTTCGTCGTCGGCGACTCGCCCGAC belongs to Gemmata obscuriglobus and includes:
- a CDS encoding reverse transcriptase domain-containing protein encodes the protein MTVEDSLRWIAEHKQELLSSLLDGSYRPSPVRGVLIPKPGGGERQLGIPTVVDRLVQQAILQVLTRLLDPTFSESSYGFRPGKSAHQALLKAKEYVADGRAIVVDVDLEKFFDRVNHDILMARLARRVSDTRLLRIVRRFLEAGLMQDGVCVARHEGTPQGGIVDPENWTAG
- a CDS encoding transposase, whose product is MAGKRKSHSAAFKAQVALAALKGDKTINELASQHGVHPTLIHGWKKQLLTGAEAVFASGAKGTGPPEDKTTELYEL
- a CDS encoding IS3 family transposase (programmed frameshift) codes for the protein MAGKRKSHSAAFKAQVALAALKGDKTINELASQHGVHPTLIHGWKKQLLTGAEAVFASGAKGTGPPEDKTTELYEQIGRLKVELDWVKKKSAASAEAKRARIEAEHPELSVRRQCELIGLNRSTVYYEPTPESAENLTLMRLIDEQYTTCPFYGSRRLAAWLGTQGHEVNRKRVQRLLRIMGLEALYPKPKLSVGSGHKVYPYLLRGVAIDRVHQVWSTDITYIPMPTGFMYLAATMDWFSRYVVAWRLSNTLDGSFCQDMLEEALGRGKPEVFNTDQGVQFTAAAWVGRLERAGVAVSMDGRGRCLDNVFVERLWRSVKYEDVYLKGYESVPALESGLRAYFGFYNTERLHQSLDYRTPAQVYGVGATKAPTKQ
- a CDS encoding phage minor head protein; the encoded protein is MGSTVDRRLALRAWLHAMSVLERQLLVDQARARNAMIRKAATEYTRVGHPPAHVFVAHRTRVKGVIEDHYRRTIPVFAGMALKQIKSRRIERKATQTLNEWLIARWIERESLRKATMIADTDRDDVIAAIQNGIRDGLGTEEIARNIRKVSQLTAYRAATVARTETHAAATYGSIESVREAERTLDVKMNKEWLATKDDRTRPEHLAADGQQVAMDEKFIVGGEAMDRPGDTGASAGNVVACRCAIIYEEKTE
- a CDS encoding HK97 family phage prohead protease, encoding MELKRLSFALTEVKAEDDTRTIEGFGSVFNNLDSYSDIVMPGAFTKSIAKRKPVMLWQHNSDQPIGVWDVMEEQKKGLYVKGRILDTALGGDAYKLVKAGAISGLSIGYSAKKWETDSEKGIRKLTEVELYEISMVTFPANEKAQITRVKSDDGTLIDERAFEEFLRDAGFSRKEAKIIVSEGYRAIPKQRDAGAEEHNTLSTLFNKFKY
- a CDS encoding phage major capsid protein; amino-acid sequence: MEVELQKSVEGALLAFEALKTDFTDIKGKMKNVDGFDQAKFAKMAEDIAKGIDVAQKVEGSVKALDEAKKAQETALAEIKEKNKLLEEKQALIETALSRPISVTTEDAKSKGDDMLAKSTELFNEFARKGAVKGEDYTDYLRRTEKADDEARTLALKTMSVNSDPDGGYLVIPTLGGTITTLVRETSPMRQLASVQTIGSDSLEYMLDNDEAGAGWVGETQPRPETTTPRFSKLVIPVNEIYAQPKATQKLIDDAVVDIEAWLAEKVAQKFARMENTAFMSGDGVMQPRGILTYPNGTSGLTVEQVITGAASAFAYDGLVNLQSALKEEYQGNASWLVNRLGFGNLLLLLKDLNGTPIFNMQYDMRIGLQRSILGAPLYFATDMPTVATNALAAIYGDFKRAYQIVDRTGIRILRDPFTDKPFVKFYTTKRVGGALVNGEAIKIAKIAAS